The Uruburuella testudinis genome window below encodes:
- the groES gene encoding co-chaperone GroES yields the protein MTIRPLHDRVVVKRLEAEEKTASGIVLPGAAAEKPDMGEVVAVGAGKVGDDGQRRALDVKVGDKVIFGKYSGQSVKADGEELLVMREEDIFGIVE from the coding sequence ATGACCATTCGTCCCCTGCACGACCGTGTAGTCGTAAAACGCTTGGAAGCTGAAGAAAAAACCGCCTCTGGCATCGTTTTGCCGGGCGCCGCCGCTGAAAAACCCGATATGGGTGAAGTGGTGGCCGTGGGCGCGGGCAAAGTCGGCGACGACGGCCAACGCCGCGCGTTGGATGTTAAAGTCGGCGACAAGGTGATTTTCGGCAAATACAGCGGCCAATCGGTGAAAGCCGACGGCGAAGAGCTGCTGGTGATGCGCGAAGAAGATATTTTCGGCATCGTAGAATAA